The window ACATACCATTATCACACTGGCCATTACTGCTACAATCAAAGGGACATAATGACACTTCAGTTACTGCTACAGACATGTTCTTAAGTAACTGGTATCTACACCTCTGTTCTAAGTCTTCATCTATTATGGAACCATACATAGGCATTCCAGAAaactgaaacaaaacaaacatttttaaagtcaataTGAAGATATAAATGTTAGTTGACTCAAGATTTTGTTATGCTATttttacacattattttttttttttaatttgtctgtaAAAATTTCTGGTGTTCAATTTTAAACATTTCGAACAAACAATATTCATGTTTTCTCTCATTTCTGTAGGATTGAATTGTGGATATTAAATTAATCCAAATCACTCAGACACAAAGTCAATCTGTTTACCTTTATATTGTGAACACAGTTATCAATGTCTTCTGTCATGTAACCTATAAAACTTCCACATTCTTTGATGACACGATCAGTCTGATTCTTACAGTATGACATGGCTATCTCTTCTGTCCACACACCTTGCCAAGTCGCAGCCTATatcaaatatcattaaaaatcaattaaattgcAGTTTAAAACAATGTTAGTAGACTAAGTATTACGGTTTCTTCCTCGACAGGTActcagatttttttaattcctttattcttaatccttccTTAGCTGAAGTACATTCAGACATCTTCAATTATCATTAGCTCATTATATATTCAAAACATTCTAAATTTTAAggttcacatttttgggtgtaaGTGTCCCCAGTGGTAAATCGACGAAAGCCTTTTGGACATGCCCAGTTGATGTTGTGTGATGTTTGTTCAGCAACCACCTGTCAGTTATTGGTGATTAATTATTTCTGCCATATGAGACAACACATCTTGCAGGAGAACAACTTTTAACTTTTGACATCTTTTTTTCAAAGGTAATACCTATTTTGTTCTTTTCAATGAATGGAACTTAATCATTATATTTACTTatataaaacacaaacaaatgCTATACCTTGTCAATAGTTGTGTCACAATCTTTGAAGACACCTGGGGTAGGTATGGTAGAGTCTGGATCACAGTACTGTGGGAACATACTCATTGTCCTCAAATAATCTGTTTTTATCCATACCTATACATAATATGTTCAAGCATTGTCATTATTAACCATCTAATATTAATCTTTTGAAAACTGATATTTGAGTTTTTTATCAGTATATAAATTATTTGAGAACCTTTGCTTCTAGCACTTGAAAGAAAAAGCCTGTTACTGACATCCAATTTATTAGAATTGTTATCTAAACCATAAATGTTATTAATGGGCAATTTATTTCTTACAAAAAACAATGAAGACTCATTAACAAAATGTGATTGATATTCAGAAATAATACTATGTCAGTATTTTATAGATAAACTCAATGACACAATATTAAAAGGATCTCAAGAGTAGAAATATGTTAAATGTTATATCATTTCATGGGTTAATTACCAGCTACCTGAAATTGGCAtggcttttttttataattttcatcacACTCCACATCCTTCAAAACTTCCCTCACAAGCAATGGCAAATTCAATTGTTTAaaagttatttaatttattagacTAACACCCACTGAGAATCTACCAAACTTATACAGTATTTACCTCTACTAAAATCTTTAGCTATCCCACAAGTCCTCACTTCTCCATAGTAACCACAATCTGCAGTTGTAGTAGAACAATCACATACATTCATGTCTGTTGCCATAGACATAGCGGGCATGCCTGGACACTTTCCAAGATAAATGGAATCTTCTGACTGGACCCTAAATTTATTGATCAAATAATTTATCAACTGTTCAGGTGAAAGTCAATACATGAAAGTGGTTTAAAGTTTTTCAAGTCAAACATTTTTGAAGTTATCAGAAAAAGTTGGTGTACCCAATATAAAGATgatgaatatataaaagaaaagaagaaaacttTCATTTACTCTTTTGCATAAAGATAACTTTGTACCCTGCAGATTAAAGTGgacaaatttaaatgtaaactGTAACAAAATTCAAACTATCTGTAACTGAAGAAGTCTTCAGTTAAAAAAACTGTCATTAAAGTCCTTACCTCCAAGAAGTAACGAAGTCATCTACATATCTACCACTAGCTTGGCTAACGTTACCATTCATCATCATGAAATCATTGGTAGCATTGTTGTCATATGTACCACATAAACctgtaaaacaaatacaaatctgTTTAAATCCATTGTAAGCATATTGTCTAccataaattaagaaataatgttTTCCCTGTTTTTAATATACTAATGTATGAGAAAAAATATACTAATGTTtgagaaaaaatgaaaaactgcacctttttgaaattttaataatcaaTCTATCTTGAATTTGTGTCGCTTTACAACTGCAATATCAGATGAAcacaaaaattaatgaatataCAGTATGtcgaaaataattcaaaatgaaaatattgtcaCTAATTCATCtcaatttgaaaagaaatttaaaaaaagattgttttaggTTTCAAAAATTCAATTTATCAGTTTAATTCCAAAAAATACAA is drawn from Mytilus edulis unplaced genomic scaffold, xbMytEdul2.2 SCAFFOLD_1207, whole genome shotgun sequence and contains these coding sequences:
- the LOC139505988 gene encoding uncharacterized protein, which encodes IYLPSGSELAVKTSSNGYLSVWFYPSLMDMDMTMGLCGTYDNNATNDFMMMNGNVSQASGRYVDDFVTSWRVQSEDSIYLGKCPGMPAMSMATDMNVCDCSTTTADCGYYGEVRTCGIAKDFSRGKYCISLVWIKTDYLRTMSMFPQYCDPDSTIPTPGVFKDCDTTIDKAATWQGVWTEEIAMSYCKNQTDRVIKECGSFIGYMTEDIDNCVHNIKFSGMPMYGSIIDEDLEQRCRYQLLKNMSVAVTEVSLCPFDCSSNGQCDNGM